One genomic region from Chthonomonas calidirosea T49 encodes:
- a CDS encoding 2Fe-2S iron-sulfur cluster-binding protein, with translation MKAQVEIIVEREGVSLEEEKGSDVNRILAVEGYTLLDALLDTGIALPHECGGNCACTTCRVFVEAGAELLSPMEEAERDRLILENVYQPRIRLACQALIRSPNNSLSSDLRIKLLIPPS, from the coding sequence ATGAAAGCACAGGTGGAAATTATCGTTGAGAGGGAGGGTGTCAGCCTTGAAGAGGAGAAAGGTTCGGATGTCAACCGAATCCTAGCTGTAGAAGGCTATACGCTACTCGATGCGCTCTTAGACACTGGCATCGCCCTTCCGCACGAATGTGGGGGCAACTGTGCCTGCACTACTTGCCGAGTCTTCGTTGAAGCAGGCGCGGAACTGCTATCTCCTATGGAGGAGGCGGAACGCGATAGGTTGATTCTGGAAAATGTCTATCAACCTCGTATTCGGCTCGCATGCCAAGCCCTTATTCGAAGCCCCAACAACAGCCTTTCCTCCGATCTGCGTATCAAGCTGCTGATCCCGCCTAGTTAA